A region from the Wansuia hejianensis genome encodes:
- a CDS encoding type 1 periplasmic-binding domain-containing protein codes for MKLKKLTAVLLVSSMALSLTACGGEKGSATAASASSSAGSGTTSSASSSSASSAKSGSAASNSAAGEADATVGTVDEDVDYAAGETYKFVYICSDDQTLMQQMLEAYKALEKKYNFTIEYVPCEGVDEVFVTNLQTLVDRGDVDGLIVESNTSMSDALLPILQESGIPWINQFTEFYDEDGNVATPTVIIPQWQSGYDSLEWICQNYKDYWGDVDPSEVGLINVDFSTSQPLADRTKGINDCFIEYGFPEENIFVTDSFALGEQYWMTLDGGYQPTATTVAAHPEIKYWMMSSCLEYYAQGAARAAEDLGINDSMLISDVGSPLFIEETESGYEGAWKCCIAINNYAYATPIILGLRALCDGRATAETLWPDKHDYFSDHDAYGTWRADYSIVTKDTYKDYLEEIEAIYGP; via the coding sequence ATGAAATTGAAAAAGCTCACAGCGGTTTTGCTCGTTTCCAGTATGGCGCTTTCCTTAACGGCCTGCGGCGGCGAGAAAGGTTCTGCGACAGCAGCCAGTGCGTCAAGCTCTGCAGGTTCCGGCACAACAAGCTCTGCGTCAAGCTCTTCAGCAAGCTCTGCGAAATCAGGTTCTGCGGCATCGAATTCTGCGGCGGGTGAAGCAGACGCAACGGTAGGTACTGTTGACGAAGACGTGGATTATGCGGCAGGTGAAACCTACAAATTTGTATATATCTGCAGCGATGACCAGACGCTGATGCAGCAGATGCTGGAAGCTTATAAAGCGCTGGAAAAAAAGTATAATTTCACAATTGAGTATGTTCCCTGTGAAGGCGTCGACGAAGTGTTTGTGACGAACCTGCAGACTCTGGTAGACCGCGGTGATGTGGATGGCCTGATCGTTGAAAGCAATACATCTATGAGTGACGCCCTGCTTCCTATTCTGCAGGAATCCGGAATTCCGTGGATTAATCAGTTTACAGAGTTTTATGATGAGGACGGCAATGTGGCTACCCCTACCGTTATTATTCCTCAGTGGCAGTCCGGCTATGATTCATTAGAGTGGATTTGCCAGAACTATAAAGATTACTGGGGTGATGTAGATCCGTCGGAAGTTGGCCTGATCAACGTTGACTTTTCTACCTCTCAGCCGCTGGCAGACCGTACAAAGGGTATTAATGACTGCTTTATAGAATATGGCTTTCCTGAGGAAAACATTTTTGTTACAGACTCCTTTGCGCTTGGCGAGCAGTATTGGATGACCCTCGACGGCGGCTATCAGCCGACCGCTACAACTGTAGCAGCGCATCCGGAGATCAAGTACTGGATGATGTCCTCCTGTCTGGAGTATTACGCACAGGGTGCGGCTCGTGCTGCAGAAGATCTGGGTATTAACGACAGCATGCTGATATCCGACGTTGGTTCCCCGCTATTTATTGAGGAAACAGAATCTGGTTATGAGGGCGCATGGAAATGCTGTATTGCCATTAATAACTATGCGTACGCTACCCCGATTATCCTGGGGCTGAGAGCTCTCTGTGACGGACGTGCGACGGCTGAGACACTGTGGCCGGATAAGCATGACTACTTCTCGGATCATGATGCTTATGGCACCTGGAGAGCAGATTATTCCATCGTTACAAAAGACACGTATAAGGATTATCTGGAAGAAATTGAAGCGATTTATGGGCCGTAA
- a CDS encoding Gfo/Idh/MocA family protein — MSERKARWAIWSVGNIANRVIIEMREATEYDVAAVCSSNINKAQKFIEDNGLSEAKAYDDIKEVLKREDIDIVYIASPPWLHVEHCCQVMESGKAVLCEKPMTLNYQDAVDIAYCARKNHVFCAEGIWSNYFPAVKKMREWIGAGRIGNVVEIITTFGFPMCEIGNPSDMSHWGNKMSSGGGALSQFGCYNVNLSQYVYGQKPEEILGKSQRLPFEDGSDVNTAFILSYDGGARHSMVSCSWDARTVSDSRISGTKGEIVIGRPFFAPFRAELYTHKDHFWYNDLEETFEDPYGGTGREGFKYQFDAVSKYVTEGRTEAEEVPLQYSLDLAYTMEQIRKTLKMI, encoded by the coding sequence ATGAGTGAAAGAAAAGCAAGATGGGCCATATGGAGTGTGGGAAACATTGCGAACCGAGTAATCATAGAGATGAGAGAGGCAACAGAATATGATGTGGCTGCTGTTTGCTCATCCAATATAAATAAAGCACAAAAATTTATCGAAGATAACGGTTTGTCAGAAGCCAAGGCGTACGATGACATTAAAGAAGTGTTAAAAAGAGAGGATATTGATATCGTATATATCGCTTCTCCGCCGTGGCTTCATGTAGAGCACTGCTGCCAGGTGATGGAATCGGGCAAGGCGGTTCTCTGTGAGAAGCCCATGACATTAAATTATCAGGACGCCGTGGATATTGCCTACTGTGCCAGAAAGAATCATGTATTCTGCGCGGAAGGCATCTGGAGCAACTATTTCCCGGCAGTGAAGAAGATGAGGGAGTGGATCGGTGCAGGCAGGATCGGCAATGTGGTGGAGATCATCACAACCTTTGGGTTTCCGATGTGCGAGATCGGCAATCCGTCGGATATGTCCCACTGGGGGAATAAAATGTCTTCCGGCGGCGGCGCACTCTCACAGTTCGGATGCTATAACGTAAACCTTTCCCAGTATGTCTACGGGCAAAAGCCAGAGGAGATCCTGGGCAAGAGCCAGAGGCTTCCTTTTGAAGACGGAAGCGATGTCAATACCGCGTTTATCCTGTCCTATGACGGCGGTGCCCGCCATTCCATGGTCTCCTGTTCCTGGGATGCGAGGACTGTCAGCGATTCAAGGATCAGCGGTACAAAAGGCGAGATAGTGATTGGAAGGCCGTTCTTCGCGCCGTTCAGGGCAGAGCTGTATACCCATAAGGATCACTTTTGGTATAACGATCTGGAGGAGACATTTGAGGACCCATATGGCGGGACAGGGCGAGAGGGATTCAAATACCAGTTCGATGCCGTTTCAAAATATGTGACTGAAGGCAGGACTGAAGCAGAGGAGGTTCCGTTGCAGTACAGCCTGGATCTGGCTTACACAATGGAGCAGATTCGTAAAACGTTAAAAATGATCTAG
- a CDS encoding UGSC family (seleno)protein: protein MVNLNSLLDPRGLQERTVIQLAKRPTLEELKKGKILFYNNTKLGFCNYYTVFDRIKEHLEEIGADPANWVEYTETVRGKDAAMLADYAAMLAKEKPVAAIVAFGDMGTSSSTTVLTIALEKLGIPAVYMTAPPGTGITEGVGLYRAGHLCLCSVDIMQASTVEEVAAEVDKKWDYILKSLTTNGEELEELARIDAKMDLVPPRADGLLPLELKLNEEELAEPGAGLEEINDFFNQEHISDGLPIIPPTKARYEKMMEYCPFDEDLVLCDPSGPSGKVVTVKDVAIAAIMAGCKPNAMPVLVAAFKALNSKKYNLNQSVTTSHPGGNLVLVSGPIAQEIGISGKQGCQGPGWPANATIGRAVNLVMMNIFRSVPGVCDLDCIASQAEFTYCFAEEPELAQWNMINEDHYDSETTTVYVLKAEPLHDIIDFLSLDGHDLLDTITHCCTTLGSNNAYMPGPLIVCLTPDHGIMLKKAGYTKEMIQEHIHQYVYHEVPMVRNRGLVPVRPKEWENRHPLPVTRSPKDVEVVVIGGRGGHSGVILPWALHSEGCVEPVALPDGKIAKSINEFKK from the coding sequence ATGGTTAATTTGAATTCCCTTCTGGACCCGCGGGGGCTCCAGGAAAGAACGGTCATCCAGCTGGCCAAACGTCCCACGCTGGAGGAACTGAAAAAAGGCAAGATTTTATTTTACAATAACACAAAGCTGGGATTCTGCAATTATTATACGGTGTTTGACCGCATTAAAGAGCACTTGGAAGAAATCGGCGCCGATCCGGCGAACTGGGTGGAATATACAGAGACCGTACGCGGCAAGGATGCGGCGATGCTGGCTGACTATGCGGCAATGTTGGCAAAGGAAAAACCGGTTGCGGCAATCGTGGCATTCGGCGATATGGGAACCTCTTCATCCACAACAGTCCTCACAATCGCTCTGGAAAAGCTTGGAATCCCGGCTGTCTATATGACAGCGCCTCCAGGAACCGGCATTACAGAAGGCGTCGGACTGTACCGCGCGGGACATCTCTGCCTCTGCTCAGTGGATATCATGCAGGCTTCTACCGTCGAAGAGGTTGCGGCGGAAGTAGACAAGAAGTGGGATTATATTCTGAAATCTCTGACTACCAACGGCGAAGAGCTGGAGGAACTGGCCCGTATCGACGCAAAGATGGATCTGGTTCCGCCCAGGGCTGACGGCCTGCTGCCGCTGGAACTCAAGCTCAATGAGGAAGAGCTGGCCGAACCGGGTGCAGGGCTGGAGGAGATCAATGACTTCTTCAACCAGGAGCATATCAGCGACGGTCTGCCTATCATTCCGCCGACTAAAGCCCGCTATGAGAAAATGATGGAATACTGCCCCTTTGATGAGGATCTGGTACTCTGCGATCCCAGCGGCCCCAGCGGAAAAGTGGTTACGGTAAAGGATGTTGCCATCGCGGCCATTATGGCAGGATGCAAGCCCAACGCCATGCCCGTGCTGGTAGCGGCTTTCAAGGCGCTGAATTCTAAGAAATATAACCTGAACCAGTCAGTCACCACCTCCCATCCGGGCGGAAATCTGGTACTGGTATCCGGACCGATCGCCCAGGAAATCGGAATTTCCGGAAAACAGGGCTGCCAGGGTCCGGGATGGCCGGCAAATGCAACGATCGGCCGTGCGGTTAATCTGGTGATGATGAACATATTCCGTTCTGTACCGGGCGTGTGCGATCTGGACTGCATCGCTTCCCAGGCTGAATTCACATATTGCTTCGCAGAGGAGCCGGAGCTGGCCCAGTGGAATATGATTAATGAGGATCATTATGATTCTGAGACAACGACTGTCTATGTGCTGAAGGCAGAGCCGCTCCATGACATCATTGATTTCCTGAGTCTGGACGGTCATGACCTTTTGGATACCATCACTCACTGCTGTACGACTCTCGGTTCCAACAATGCGTACATGCCTGGCCCGCTGATCGTCTGCCTGACCCCTGATCATGGAATCATGCTGAAAAAAGCCGGCTATACCAAGGAGATGATTCAGGAACACATCCACCAGTATGTGTACCACGAGGTACCGATGGTGCGGAACAGAGGGCTTGTGCCGGTTCGTCCGAAAGAATGGGAAAACCGCCATCCGCTGCCCGTTACCCGTTCGCCGAAGGATGTGGAAGTCGTAGTAATCGGCGGCCGCGGCGGCCATTCCGGAGTAATTCTCCCGTGGGCGCTGCACAGTGAAGGCTGTGTGGAGCCGGTCGCGCTTCCTGACGGCAAGATTGCAAAATCCATCAACGAATTTAAAAAATAA
- a CDS encoding FAD-dependent oxidoreductase, producing the protein MRIYGNYDVVIVGGGASGCCAAIAAAREGANTLVIEQLGAVGGMMNISGPPGWAFSHLYNESGERIIAGIVEELYQDLYKDGLAFHPPLDQYKQLHVQTNVDVDWCGLLLFEKMREAGVHFLLHTMAVDVLKEGNCVKGVVVENCEGRMAVMGKIIIEASGEGEICKKAGVEYQQIDRTKEELDPPSITFHMDGIDWDKAWQYYKDNPDEWVPAWIKGMPGWENSRVAKNRIEALEKYDNLIDCVMDGVTDNIDYQALTLEAIKNGDMHPYGDLGHFFTPRQFGHVQAAFQHTAQIKDCDTTNITEWSAGEVEARRQVVISIKAIQKYLPGYEHAYLTRITTTMRTREGRHTVGDYQMVATDVSSCAKFPDVMAKCGMSATAGGPFHSAATPGTAYNVTEGKVGYVPADGGSYDIPYRAFVPKGIEGMLMTGKLVSCTPDFKRDLLPDNMIWGQAAGTAAAVCVRTGKTPRELEADVSEVQDILRRNGAILEGTK; encoded by the coding sequence ATGAGAATTTATGGGAACTATGACGTTGTAATTGTAGGCGGCGGTGCTTCCGGGTGCTGTGCAGCTATAGCAGCGGCGCGTGAAGGTGCGAACACATTGGTAATTGAGCAGTTAGGTGCGGTTGGAGGAATGATGAACATCAGCGGACCTCCAGGATGGGCATTCAGCCATCTGTATAATGAATCCGGTGAAAGAATCATTGCCGGTATCGTAGAAGAGCTTTATCAGGATCTGTACAAGGACGGACTGGCTTTCCATCCGCCGCTGGACCAGTATAAACAGCTTCACGTACAGACCAACGTAGATGTTGACTGGTGCGGGCTTCTTCTGTTCGAGAAGATGAGAGAAGCGGGCGTTCATTTCCTGCTTCACACCATGGCGGTGGATGTATTAAAAGAAGGCAACTGTGTAAAAGGTGTGGTTGTTGAGAACTGCGAAGGCCGCATGGCTGTTATGGGCAAGATAATCATCGAAGCTTCCGGCGAAGGCGAGATCTGCAAAAAGGCAGGCGTTGAATATCAGCAGATCGACAGGACGAAGGAAGAGCTGGATCCGCCGTCCATCACATTCCATATGGATGGTATTGATTGGGACAAAGCCTGGCAGTATTACAAGGATAACCCGGATGAGTGGGTGCCGGCATGGATTAAAGGAATGCCCGGCTGGGAGAATTCCAGAGTGGCTAAGAACCGTATAGAGGCTCTTGAAAAATACGATAACCTGATTGACTGTGTCATGGACGGCGTTACCGATAACATCGATTATCAGGCGCTGACGCTGGAAGCAATCAAAAACGGCGATATGCATCCCTATGGCGACCTGGGACATTTCTTCACTCCCAGACAGTTTGGCCATGTGCAGGCTGCCTTCCAGCATACTGCGCAGATTAAAGATTGTGATACCACGAATATTACGGAATGGTCTGCAGGTGAGGTTGAGGCACGCCGTCAGGTAGTCATTTCCATCAAGGCGATTCAGAAATACCTTCCCGGCTATGAGCATGCGTACCTGACCAGAATTACCACCACCATGCGTACCCGTGAAGGACGGCATACAGTTGGCGATTATCAGATGGTTGCAACGGACGTTTCAAGCTGTGCTAAATTCCCGGATGTTATGGCTAAGTGTGGAATGAGCGCTACTGCAGGCGGACCGTTCCATTCAGCGGCCACCCCGGGCACAGCATATAATGTGACGGAAGGCAAGGTTGGTTATGTACCTGCTGACGGCGGATCTTACGATATTCCTTACCGCGCATTCGTGCCGAAGGGGATTGAAGGCATGCTGATGACGGGCAAGCTGGTATCCTGCACGCCGGACTTCAAGCGTGACCTCCTTCCTGACAATATGATATGGGGACAGGCAGCCGGAACAGCGGCGGCAGTCTGCGTCAGGACAGGCAAGACGCCCAGAGAGCTGGAAGCAGACGTATCCGAGGTTCAGGATATCCTGCGCAGGAACGGGGCGATCCTGGAAGGCACAAAATAA
- a CDS encoding MFS transporter, which produces MNSKRYKYLILAALCMVGFISMFCQYQMQPMANEIKSTMSLTDSQYSALFTAPMAPAIFISLICGIIVDKFGGRWPMFLSLVLGTLGLWGRVFATSYGTLYLCIFVVGFAATFGNSSNAKMFGGWFSPAESSVCIGIYMAFGALATAAATATTPHMPSLKAAYIVSAVIITFVTVFWFLFYRDRRAVGRQEEASAGIGAEKKEGLFATIKVVLRQKDILLAGFADMLLYGGLQSLSVFLGIILMEKGMSQSQAGATSAFVAVGMFVGNLMVPWIVGKSGKMRRTLCCFGAAGGILTVLVAFIPNGMLLKVVLLCGGLLIGGCVPVLMSVPLRLKSIGVQRTGTAGGLIATFQLLGAVVIPTYVISRIAAGNYTLFVILCGCFSIAGAALIGFLSRSMEVGKV; this is translated from the coding sequence ATGAACAGTAAAAGATATAAATATCTGATATTGGCTGCTCTGTGCATGGTAGGCTTCATAAGCATGTTTTGCCAGTACCAGATGCAGCCCATGGCGAATGAGATTAAAAGCACGATGAGCCTGACGGACTCCCAGTATTCGGCTTTATTCACGGCCCCCATGGCGCCGGCGATTTTCATCAGCCTCATATGCGGCATTATTGTTGATAAATTTGGCGGTCGCTGGCCGATGTTCCTGAGCCTTGTTCTGGGAACCCTGGGTTTATGGGGCCGGGTATTTGCCACGAGCTATGGCACTCTGTACCTGTGCATATTTGTGGTAGGGTTTGCCGCTACCTTCGGCAATTCTTCCAATGCTAAAATGTTTGGCGGATGGTTTTCACCGGCAGAGAGCAGCGTATGCATAGGGATCTATATGGCCTTCGGCGCGCTGGCTACGGCAGCGGCTACAGCCACGACGCCGCACATGCCCTCCCTGAAGGCCGCCTATATAGTCTCGGCTGTGATCATCACGTTTGTTACGGTGTTCTGGTTCCTGTTTTACAGAGACAGGCGCGCTGTGGGGCGTCAGGAGGAAGCCAGTGCCGGTATTGGCGCTGAGAAAAAAGAAGGTCTTTTTGCCACGATAAAGGTCGTTCTCCGGCAGAAGGATATCCTGCTGGCCGGTTTTGCAGATATGCTTTTATATGGCGGACTGCAGTCTCTGTCAGTTTTCCTCGGAATTATCCTGATGGAAAAAGGGATGAGCCAGAGCCAGGCAGGAGCGACTTCAGCGTTTGTTGCCGTCGGCATGTTTGTGGGAAATCTGATGGTTCCCTGGATCGTGGGGAAGAGCGGGAAGATGCGCCGCACACTGTGCTGTTTTGGGGCGGCCGGCGGAATCCTTACGGTTCTGGTGGCGTTTATCCCGAACGGTATGCTGCTGAAGGTGGTCTTGCTGTGCGGAGGACTGCTGATCGGGGGATGTGTGCCGGTATTAATGTCCGTACCGCTCAGGCTGAAATCAATCGGTGTTCAGAGAACCGGTACGGCTGGCGGGCTGATTGCTACCTTCCAGCTTCTGGGAGCCGTGGTAATCCCCACTTATGTTATTTCAAGAATTGCTGCAGGCAACTATACGCTGTTTGTAATTCTCTGCGGATGCTTCTCCATTGCGGGAGCGGCGCTGATAGGCTTCTTATCCCGCAGCATGGAGGTTGGTAAGGTTTAA
- a CDS encoding uroporphyrinogen decarboxylase family protein: protein MLSIRDNFLETIHGGRPDRFVKQFEYQAWIGDPLAGAYGGPAKKGTEWTSGWGVKMIFPEHEPGGFPVCDGEHKVIKDITRWKEYVHAPNLVLGDEAWKDCVMRADEVDRKEKFVTATVFNGLFEKVHFMMGMEDAMISLYEEPEAMHDFIDFLADWEIELAKEYIKYVHPDCLFHHDDWGTQKSLFMSRDMFDEFLLEPYKKIYGFWKANGVEVIVHHSDSYVADLIPSMIEMGVDVHQGTLDTNRIPEQIRNYGGKLSFMGGLNNGKYDKPDWTRDEIRTGLAGLLEETKGMKYLIPALTMGEPGAIFPGVYDCVDELLRDEFDAKYF from the coding sequence ATGTTATCAATTAGAGATAATTTTCTGGAAACAATTCACGGAGGGCGTCCGGACCGGTTTGTGAAGCAGTTTGAATACCAGGCCTGGATCGGGGATCCTCTGGCCGGAGCATATGGAGGGCCTGCAAAGAAGGGCACGGAATGGACCAGCGGCTGGGGCGTGAAGATGATATTTCCCGAACATGAGCCGGGCGGTTTCCCTGTGTGTGACGGGGAGCATAAGGTAATCAAGGATATCACCCGCTGGAAGGAATACGTACATGCCCCAAATCTGGTTCTGGGGGACGAAGCCTGGAAGGACTGTGTGATGCGCGCCGATGAAGTGGACCGGAAAGAGAAGTTTGTTACTGCCACTGTATTCAACGGGCTCTTTGAGAAGGTCCATTTTATGATGGGCATGGAAGACGCCATGATTTCACTGTACGAAGAGCCGGAAGCCATGCATGATTTTATAGATTTTCTGGCGGACTGGGAGATTGAGCTGGCAAAGGAATATATAAAATATGTCCATCCTGACTGCCTGTTCCATCATGACGACTGGGGCACTCAAAAAAGTTTGTTCATGTCACGGGATATGTTCGACGAATTCTTGCTGGAACCCTATAAGAAGATCTATGGATTCTGGAAAGCAAACGGTGTAGAGGTGATCGTACACCATTCGGATTCCTATGTGGCAGACCTGATCCCCTCGATGATCGAGATGGGCGTCGATGTGCACCAGGGAACCCTGGATACCAACAGAATACCGGAACAGATCAGAAATTATGGAGGGAAGCTCTCTTTTATGGGCGGCCTGAATAACGGAAAATATGATAAGCCGGACTGGACCAGGGATGAGATCAGAACAGGGCTTGCGGGCCTGCTGGAAGAGACGAAGGGGATGAAATACCTGATTCCGGCGCTCACCATGGGAGAACCGGGAGCTATTTTCCCGGGCGTTTATGACTGTGTGGACGAATTGCTGCGGGATGAATTTGACGCGAAATATTTCTAA
- a CDS encoding iron-containing alcohol dehydrogenase family protein: MDKRYEDKLVMMPTEMNQFFSPVQYAVMGQKSMVYQGSGAISMIKNICACEGWKKVLLVIDPGVLKVGGADSVIRVVEDAGLEYKIFSKIEPNPLAEDVEEIGLPMYREMGADCLIAVGGGSTMDSAKGIAMIGESDNDIVDCEKVSFTANPYVDLPWKTYPMIAVTTTCGTGSEVIRNAVITERNGHKGVLMHDCILPKYAIEDPDLLASLPAHVASSTVMDAFVQSVESYVSNAATLFSEMCSMRAIELLGPNLVKYVRNPSDPVVADCISKGSMLGGMAWNGSFPCQIHGCNHPITEILHISHGDACAILLPWFVEWNGENAKEKFWKVHNAMYPLDQVSFPDFTIDDFVKKLMKLNYDLNIMNNMTMDEYVKWRGTAEGCTDETCRQIIEAQYGPSYTAPRKTSKEEMLQALIAVNNGRYIYRPE; the protein is encoded by the coding sequence ATGGATAAAAGATATGAAGACAAGCTGGTCATGATGCCAACGGAGATGAATCAGTTTTTCAGCCCCGTACAATATGCGGTCATGGGACAGAAATCCATGGTATATCAAGGAAGCGGCGCAATCTCCATGATAAAAAATATCTGCGCCTGTGAGGGATGGAAGAAAGTCCTGCTGGTGATTGATCCGGGCGTCCTGAAGGTGGGCGGCGCGGACAGTGTGATCAGGGTTGTAGAAGATGCAGGGCTGGAATATAAGATTTTCTCCAAGATTGAGCCGAATCCTTTGGCGGAGGATGTGGAAGAGATAGGACTTCCCATGTACCGGGAAATGGGCGCTGACTGTCTGATCGCCGTAGGCGGCGGTTCCACCATGGACAGCGCAAAGGGCATTGCAATGATCGGTGAATCCGATAATGATATCGTAGACTGTGAGAAGGTATCCTTCACGGCGAATCCCTATGTGGATCTTCCCTGGAAGACCTATCCGATGATCGCGGTCACCACCACGTGCGGGACCGGATCTGAGGTGATCCGCAATGCCGTCATCACGGAGAGAAATGGCCACAAGGGCGTTCTGATGCACGACTGTATTCTTCCGAAATATGCGATTGAAGACCCGGATCTTTTGGCCAGCCTTCCGGCCCATGTGGCTTCCTCCACGGTCATGGACGCTTTTGTCCAGTCCGTAGAATCCTATGTGAGCAACGCCGCCACTCTGTTTTCAGAGATGTGCTCGATGCGTGCCATCGAGCTGCTGGGGCCGAACCTGGTGAAATATGTCCGCAATCCCTCGGACCCTGTGGTCGCTGACTGCATCAGCAAGGGATCCATGCTGGGCGGCATGGCCTGGAACGGTTCTTTCCCGTGCCAGATCCACGGCTGCAACCATCCGATCACCGAGATCCTGCATATTTCCCACGGCGACGCCTGCGCGATCCTGCTTCCATGGTTTGTAGAGTGGAACGGAGAGAACGCGAAGGAAAAATTCTGGAAGGTACATAATGCCATGTATCCGCTGGATCAGGTTTCCTTCCCGGATTTCACCATTGATGATTTTGTGAAGAAGCTCATGAAGCTGAACTATGACCTGAACATCATGAACAACATGACGATGGACGAGTATGTGAAATGGCGCGGCACCGCAGAAGGCTGCACAGACGAGACATGCAGGCAGATTATTGAAGCCCAGTATGGACCCTCTTACACAGCTCCCCGCAAAACATCAAAAGAAGAAATGCTGCAGGCACTGATCGCAGTGAACAACGGCAGGTATATTTACAGGCCGGAATAA
- a CDS encoding MATE family efflux transporter: MKNFKRNAGAVNMTEGPVLLPFIRYTLPVVLSGMLSLLFNTVDMVVVGQFVGESAVAAVGSTTSLIGFITNFFLGISMGATVKLATDIGAGEKNLNRAVQTAYTLGIIFGLVTCLTGCILAENMLVWMKTPSDVLPQATLYLRIYFIGQPGFMIFSFGRAILSAFGDTRSPLCYLAAAGAVNVVFNLFFVVICGQGVAGVAAATVMSQFLSAILVTGRLRALEEPHRLSLKKLMLEKTVIARIMYLGVPSGLQTMLFLMSTVLIQSSVNSLNSTSLVAGNSSATNIEGFIYTAMISVAQGCIAFSGQNYGARSVVRLKKVYQVSIFLEIAVGAPMGLAACFCGRDLLRLFLPDSAAGIEYGMARLQVIAVTYFLCGIMDCTTYMIRGMNRTIFPLVATVAGSVVFRIIWIFTVFPRARRGLGITQAYHILLISYPISWIVTFTVLFLYYLAAVRNIQAETEGRRGGTPP; the protein is encoded by the coding sequence ATGAAAAATTTTAAAAGAAACGCCGGCGCGGTGAATATGACGGAGGGGCCGGTATTACTGCCGTTTATCCGCTACACGCTGCCGGTCGTCCTTTCGGGTATGCTGTCCCTGCTGTTTAACACGGTTGATATGGTGGTGGTCGGACAATTCGTGGGAGAATCGGCGGTGGCGGCGGTTGGCTCCACCACCTCGCTGATCGGATTTATCACGAATTTCTTTCTGGGCATATCGATGGGCGCCACCGTGAAGCTGGCGACAGACATCGGCGCGGGAGAGAAGAACCTGAACCGGGCGGTTCAGACTGCCTATACGCTGGGGATCATCTTCGGGCTGGTAACCTGCCTGACAGGTTGTATCCTGGCGGAAAATATGCTGGTCTGGATGAAGACCCCGTCAGATGTACTTCCTCAGGCAACTCTGTATCTCCGTATCTATTTTATCGGCCAGCCGGGATTTATGATTTTTTCATTCGGGCGGGCTATTTTGTCTGCATTTGGAGACACCAGATCACCGCTCTGTTATCTGGCGGCGGCAGGCGCCGTTAATGTGGTATTTAACCTGTTTTTTGTGGTTATCTGCGGCCAGGGGGTAGCCGGAGTGGCGGCCGCCACAGTTATGTCACAGTTTCTTTCGGCTATTTTGGTGACAGGCAGGCTGCGGGCGCTTGAGGAGCCTCACAGGCTTTCTCTTAAGAAGCTCATGCTCGAAAAGACGGTGATTGCCAGGATCATGTATCTGGGAGTGCCTTCCGGCCTGCAGACGATGCTGTTCCTCATGTCCACAGTCCTGATCCAGAGCTCAGTAAATTCTTTGAATTCCACATCCCTTGTAGCGGGGAATTCATCGGCCACTAACATAGAAGGCTTTATCTATACGGCGATGATATCTGTCGCCCAGGGCTGCATCGCGTTCTCGGGACAGAATTACGGGGCGCGCAGCGTTGTACGCCTGAAAAAAGTCTATCAGGTGAGCATTTTCCTGGAAATAGCGGTGGGGGCCCCGATGGGGCTGGCTGCCTGCTTCTGTGGAAGAGATCTGCTCCGGCTGTTCCTTCCGGATTCGGCAGCCGGAATAGAATACGGGATGGCCAGGCTGCAGGTCATCGCCGTAACCTATTTTTTGTGCGGCATTATGGATTGTACCACATATATGATCCGGGGGATGAACCGGACGATTTTCCCGTTGGTCGCCACTGTGGCAGGAAGCGTGGTATTCAGGATTATCTGGATCTTTACCGTCTTTCCCCGGGCGCGCCGTGGCCTGGGGATCACACAGGCGTACCATATCCTGCTGATATCCTATCCAATTTCGTGGATTGTAACCTTTACTGTGCTCTTTCTGTACTATCTGGCCGCGGTCCGCAACATTCAGGCTGAGACAGAGGGGCGCCGGGGCGGGACGCCGCCGTAA